A window from Tenacibaculum singaporense encodes these proteins:
- a CDS encoding acyl-CoA thioesterase — MKNTQELLNILTLDDLGEGNFNGVSRDIGSPNVFGGQVLAQALNAAYRTTPKERILHSLHSYFLEAGNLELSITYNVQTIRDGGSFSTRRVTAHQKDKTIFILSCSFHKKEEGYEHQMPIKKDLKQPEELLSWTDMLDQFGAFLPKKMKDFLSIERPIDFKPVQIVNPLDRKDLPPVVDVWFKLKGEASDLPLGIKQQILTYISDYNILTACLNPNASVANFGNTQMASLDHSMWFYRDFDFNDWMLFSVESPNTNGARGFACGNIYTRDGKLIASVAQEGLMRPMKKKK, encoded by the coding sequence ATGAAAAACACACAAGAGTTATTAAATATACTTACCCTTGACGACTTAGGTGAAGGCAATTTTAATGGAGTAAGTAGAGATATAGGAAGTCCAAATGTTTTTGGAGGTCAAGTATTAGCACAAGCACTAAATGCAGCGTATAGAACAACACCTAAAGAACGCATTTTACACTCGTTGCACTCGTATTTTTTAGAAGCAGGAAACTTGGAGTTGTCTATTACTTATAATGTGCAAACTATTCGTGATGGAGGTAGTTTTTCTACACGTAGAGTAACAGCACATCAAAAAGATAAAACAATTTTTATTCTGTCTTGTTCTTTTCATAAAAAAGAAGAAGGGTATGAGCATCAAATGCCGATAAAAAAAGATTTAAAACAACCAGAAGAGTTGTTAAGTTGGACAGATATGTTAGATCAATTTGGAGCTTTCTTGCCAAAGAAAATGAAAGACTTTTTAAGTATTGAGCGCCCTATCGATTTTAAACCTGTACAAATTGTAAATCCGTTAGATAGAAAAGATTTACCTCCAGTAGTTGATGTTTGGTTTAAATTAAAAGGAGAAGCTTCTGATTTACCATTAGGAATTAAACAGCAAATATTAACGTATATATCAGACTATAATATTTTAACCGCTTGTTTAAACCCAAATGCTAGTGTAGCTAACTTTGGAAACACACAAATGGCAAGTTTAGACCACTCGATGTGGTTTTATCGTGATTTTGACTTTAATGATTGGATGTTGTTCTCGGTAGAAAGTCCAAACACTAATGGTGCAAGAGGTTTTGCTTGTGGAAATATTTATACTAGAGATGGTAAACTAATAGCTTCGGTAGCGCAAGAAGGTTTGATGCGTCCCATGAAAAAGAAGAAATAG